A stretch of DNA from Magnetococcales bacterium:
GGGGTTCGGGGCGAAGCCCTGACAAAGGCTTTCATTTCCAAGCTTTTCTTGAAGGGGTGAGTCGTTGCCTTTTCCCAACCCATCAAAAGGGCAACAACTTCCGCAAAGGCGTTCCCAGTTGCTTCTCAAGCTTGTCGAGATTCTCCTGGACTTTTGGATCCTGCAACTTTTTTTCCAATTTGTTGCTGATTTTTTCCATGGCCCTGGTTTGCAGGGCCGATTCCAGCAGTCCGGGCAGGTTGACCTGGAGGGCGGGATGGCGGAGCGCTCCGGTAAAACGGACAGGAACTTCCAAACCCTGTAGATCTTTGGCGGTATGGTCCACACCCTCCAGGACGGGGAGAATTTTTGCTTTGATCTCGTAGCTGGTCTGTTGGTGGACCAGGTCGAATTGACCTGCCCCCTGTACGCTCAGCAGACCGGAGAGGGCTTTCAGATCCCGATTGTCCACCACGCCATCATGTATGGTTGCGGAGGCGGTCATTTCCGAGAAGGGTGTTTTGCCTCGATCGGGCTGCAAGGCCTCCACAGGACGGCGTTTCAGGGTGGCGTAGGCGGTCAGGATACGGTTTTCCAGATCGACCCCCTCCAGGGCGCCATCGTGTACGACCAGTTGCAGGTTGCCTTGCAATGTCTTGCGCCAGGCATCCCCCGGAAGAACCCGGGCCTCAAGGTTGGATTGGAGATCGGCCCGTCCACTGACCGGCTGCGGTGTTCCGCTGGCCTGCAACAACAGGCCCATATCAATGTTTTTAAACGTCATTTTCCATATTTTTAACAAGGGGTTGCGATCATGCATGTCCAGTTGGGCACGGGTTTCCATGCTTCCGCCATACAACTCTGCCCGCAGGGGTTCGACCTTGATCAGACTTTGACCTGTCACAAGATTCATATCGACCTTGTTCAGGGTCACCCCGTGTATTTTGAGCTGATCGGCCAGCAGCCTGCCTTGTGAATTGCCTTTGGCCACAAAGGATGGCGCCCCGGATTGGGCGCCCCTGTCCGCGCTGCCAGCCTGCTCGGAGTCATACTCATCAAGATCCTCGGTTTGGCCGTCAGGGTGGAAGCCTGTTTCCCCGCCGGGTTGCTCCTCTTCCTCGGCTTCGAGCATGGGCCGTGTTTTGCTTCCGGCATCCGAGATCGTCCCGGGCTCTGTCTGCATAGGATTGTTTTCCAACTTGTCTTCTTGTGCTTGACCAGGCAAATACCGATCTCCATCCAACCGGTCCATCTGAAGGTTGAAGCGGATGGCAGGATGTCGAAAATGTTCGATCTGGAGCGAACCGGTCAGGTGGGTATCATCCAGGCGCCCCTTGATGTCGGTCATGGATACACGATTGGAACCGGCTTCGAGTGTGGTCTCCAGGGCAGCAGTCGTCATGGCCTTGGGATCCCGGAATGACAGGGAGGCGCGGTCCAAGCGTTTCAACAACGCCCGGGGGGAAAATTCGGCCAGGGTTAAAGTGGATTTGAACGCCGGGTTGTGCAAAATGTCCCGGCCATCGAGGATTCCATGCACATGGAGCTGATCGAGAAGCGTCAAACGCAAAGCGGTCATGCGCAAGGTTTCTGCCGCCCAATCGACCGCCATGTCGCCGGAGAGGCGCAGATTCAGGCCGGCTGGCGGAGCCTCCCCCCCCTGGGCGTCCATATTCAGGTCGACCTTGCTGATTTGCATGGTTTTTCGTTGCAGATCGGCCTGCAACTCGGCGAAAAAGATGGCCTGTATGTTCTCGGCCAGCGGCAGGTCACCACCAAAAAAGGAGAGGTTGATACGGGTGTTTTTGGTGTGGATGGTGGCATCCTTGTCGTTCCAGACGATGTCACCTGACAGAATCGCCGAGCCGGCCAACTCCGGGACGGCAAGGCTCCACTCCGTGCTGATGTGGGTCTTCATGGATTGACCGGGACGCAGGGGACCGCATTTCAGGTTGAACTCTTCCAGAGCCAGGCTGTTGCCCGAAACATCATCCTGGTAACGCAGGGCCCCGCTGATCATTTCCATGCCGTCCACCGAAAAGGCGGAGATGGCCAGCAGGCCGGCGCCATCCTCGTAAGATGGGAGAGGCTGACCGACCGGGGCCAAGGGGGGAGTCCCCAAGTCGGAGGTCGGCTGAGCATGGTTTGACAAGGGGGAGGGGTGCTTGCCTGAGGCCTGACCGTTCAACGTCTCCAGCATACTGGACCAGTTGCCACGTCCGGTCCGGTCGCGGGCCAGGTTGAGGTAGAGCCCCCTGACAAAAACCTTATTGATTTCCAGATGTTTTTGAAGCATGGAAAAGAGTTTGACCTTGACGCCGATCTCTTCGATCTCCGCCAAAGGTTCCGGACCAAACGATGGATCATTGGTCAGGGTGGCCTCTTCGATCTTGAAGCCAATCCAGGGGTAGAAGGTGAAGGAGACCCGGCCCTGGATCATCAACTGCCGGCCTGTATGTTTTTCCACCCAATTCGAAATCCGGCTTTTGACCAGAGCGGGGGTCAGCATCTGGGATGCGACAAGGACCGCACCGCCGATCAGAACGCCTGCAACAAGGAAAACAATGAGTAATTTTTTGACCATTCCACGCATCCGATGGCTCCTGCCCCTGACCCGTCCCTGCCGACAACGACACATTGGCTGGCAAGACGACCGCCCGGAAAACGGCAACCATTGCCATCTCCTCTGAAATACCTCATTAATCCCGTTTATTTCAATGATAAATCAGAGGTGAAACAGTTGGCTCAATGATAAATCAGAGGTGAAACAGTTGGCGCATTTTTTCGTCAGGCATAAGGGTCACTATGTCCACCTGGCCTTTTTTTTCATCGTATTGACGACGGTTCTGCCTTTTTATCAGGTACGTACCTTCGATTTCATCACCATGGACGACCCCTCCTACGTCTACGACAATCCCCATGTTCGTGAGGGGATCACCGGGTCGGGTATCTGGTGGGCGCTCACCTCCACCCAGTATTTTTGGCTGCCGCTCACCCGGCTATCGCTCATGGCGGAGGTCTCCCTGTTTGGCATCGACCCGGGGGCCATGCATCTGGTGAATCTCTTTTTTCATGTTTGCAATGTCTTGTTGTTTTTTTCCTTGTTGCGGCGTGCGACAGGCTGCGATGGGGCCAGTGCGGTCGCGACCCTGTTGTTCGCCGTACACCCTTTGCGGGTGGAGTCCGTGGTTTGGATTGCCGAGCGCAAGGATGTGCTTTTTGCCTTTTTCATTCTTTTGGCCTTGCACGCCTATCAGACCGCCTGGTGCCGCCGGACGTGGTACCGCTTTGTTCCTGCTCTGATCCTGTTTGTTCTGGCCAACATGGCCAAGCCCATGGCCGTAACCCTGCCCATCATGCTCCTGCTGTGGGATTATTGGCCCCTGGGGCGTTTTACCACGACGTGGCGCCACCTGTTTTGGGAAAAAATCCCCTTTTTTGCGCTGGCAATCCTTCTGGCTGGAGTGACGATATGGAGCGCAATGGATGCGGACAATCTTCCTTCCCTGCGTCTGTTGTCGATAACCGACCGCCTCGCCAACATCGTTATTTCCTACGCTGTCTATCTACGCCAGAGTTTTTGGCCCACAGGGTTGGATTTTTTTTATGAGCATCCCAAATCCCATTGGCAGGCCATTCATCTGCTTCAATCACTCCTGATCCTGTCCCTCGTGACTTTTTATGCCTTCAGGCAGCGTCGACAGGCCCCTTTTTTCCTCTTTGGCTGGTTGTGGTTTCTTCTGACACTTTTGCCGGTCATAGGGTTTTTGCAAAACAGCGCCCAGGTTCGGGCGGATCGTTTCACTTATATCCCTCATCTGGGTTTATGTGTTGCCGTGACCTGGGAGGCCCGGCGGTTGTGGTGCAACCGGGTTGCGGGGGTACCGATTCTGGCTTTTCTGGCTTTTTGCAGCGTGGCGGCGTTGAGCTGGCATACCTGGCTTTACGCACACCAGTGGCGCCATACGGCCTCCCTGGTTGCCCACAGTCAGGCCGTTTCCGGTATCAACTTTATCAACCAGCGTGTTTTGGGTTTGTTTGACATCCAGCGGGGCGCCTGGGAAGAGGCACTGAAGCCTTTGCAGCGTTCTTTGGCGCTCTCACCCCATGATGCCATCAGCCAACGGAGTGTCGCCCTGGTTTTGGTGCGTCTGAAACGTTATCAGGAGGCGTTGGCATTGCTGCAAAAATCGGTGCTGGAAAATTCGGAGGATCCACAAATTCACTATTTGCTGGGCACGGTTTTGCTGGAGATGAACCACATGGATGAAGCGGAACAGCATTTTGAACAGGCCTTTTCATACCACCCTGCCCCGGAGTATCTCCTGGACCAGGCCGGCGTCCAACTGGCCCGCAAGGGACGTACCCAGGTGGCGGCGCGTTGCTTTCAACGGGCTTTGGCCCGGGAGCCGGATGTTTTTCGTTTCAATTTTCACCTGGGGATGGCCCTGGCGGAGGATCCTGCGGCGGCGCTTTTGCCCCTGCTGCGGGCCGTTCGTCTACAGCCGCATGATGTTTCGGCACTTTTTAATCTGGGGAAAGTTCATAACCGCCTGAAGGATCATTCCCGGGCAGCCGAGGTTTTGCGTCGGGCCCTGAAACGGCATCCCCATGACCCGGATATTCTCTATGAGCTGGCCTATGCCCTTTTAAAGCTGGGAGATCGTCCGTCGGCCATTCACCATCTGGAGGAGGCCTTGCGCCAAAAGCCGGATTTTACCCCGGCTGGACAACTTTTGGCCCTGGCCCGGAGGATCGCGCCATGAATATGGGCCAAGGAACGCCTCCAGCCCGGGTTCGTATCGACAAGTGGCTCTGGACTGCCCGTTTTTTCAAGACCAGAACCCTGGCTGCCGAAGCTGTGGCCGGGGGGTTGGTTCATCTCAACGACATGCGCACCAAAGCGGGGCATGAGATCAAGGTGGGAGATATCCTCACCATTCACCGGGGGTCCGATGAATATATCGTTGCGGTGCGGCAGTTGGCCATCCAGCGACGCCCGGCTCCGGAGGCTGCCATGTTGTATGAGGAGTCACCGGAGAGTCGGCAGGCTCGGGAGACCCTGGCCGAGCAGCGTCGGGTGCAGAGCTCCCTGCAACCGATTCCCGGTGGCCGCCCCACTAAAAAAATTCGGCGCCATTTGAACCGCATGCAAAAGGATTGGTAACCACCCGGCCCGCGTCAGGGTCCAGGGGAGTAGCTCCCGAAGCGAATCGGGGTCCAGGGGGCCGGCTCCCTGGCTTTGTCCAGGGCAGCTCCCTGGCTTTGTCCAGGGCAGCGCCCTGGTGAGGTTCGGGGCGAAGCCCTGACAAAGGCTTTCGTATCCGGGCTTTTCCGGGCTTTTCTTGCAAGGATGGCGAATAGTTACCAAGGATTGAAGGTCACGCAGCCTGGTTTTTAGGTACGACACGGATATCCAGAGCGACATTCTCTTCCAGGGCCACCTGGGCGCTATCCAATTTTACGACGAGGGTGGGACGACGCTGCAACAAACGTATATCCGCTCCAGGAACGAACCCCACATTGAGCAGACGGTTCATGCGGGATTGGTCGGCACAATTCAGGTAGACGATGCGGGCCAGATGGCCAACGGGCAGGTGATCCAACGAGATCACGGTCGTCTCCACGGAGTGGCGGGATTCCCGGCAACACTCCCCCTCCGGAATGTTGGATCCGTGTGGGCAGGTACGTGGGTGACCAAGAAGGGTGCAGATGGCCGTTTCCAACTCGGGCGCCAAAACGTGTTCGTACTCGCAGGCCGCTTTTTCGGTGTCCTTGGCATCTCTTCCCAACACATCGACAATCAACCGTTCTGCCAGGCGATGCCGGCGAACCAAGCCCCGCGCCATTTTCCGGCCATGGTCCGACAAAACGATCCTGGTTCCTTCAATACGCAAAAGACCATTTCCTGAAAATTCCTGCAAATATTCTCCATAGACAGGGTCCGGGGCATACTCCCGAAGGGTATCCAGCGTCAGGTCGTGGCGTTCTTCCAGGCGCCAGAGCATCTCCATCAGTTCATCCCGGCGGTGTTCTTTTTCGAGGCGCATATTCTCTCCATCCGATCACACAAGCTGATCCAAAAAATCTGGTAACTATTCAGCGCCCTTTCAAGAAAAGCTTGGGCATGAAAGTCTTTGTCAGGGCTTCGCCCCGACCCCCTCCAGGACTCTGTCTCAGACCCTGCCAGGGAGCCAGCCCCCTGGACCCCGATTCGTGGCCTGGTGGTGAATAGTTACAAAATCCGTCACTATGCTTCTCTTGCGAAAGCGATGAATCGTGACTCGTCACCGGCGCTTTCTGGTCAACCAAAAAACAGGTGCAAGGCAAGGTTGGTCACACCACCCACCAGGATGGCAATGGCGATGATGGATGCATTCATGGCCACTGCCCAACGCAGGCCGACCTCTCTGACCATCATGACCGTATTTGAGATGCAGGGGATGAACAGGGTGATCACCACCAATCCCACAACGATCTGGATATCGGACAGATGGCCGGAATCTGCCAGTTGTTTGTAGTAGATCACCCCCACCTCGCGACGTGACAGGACCATGATGAAGGTCTCCGTCACCTCGTCAGGCAGGGCGAGAAATCCGGTCGTGACAGGACGAAGAAGCCATTTAATGCCCTGCAACAGGCCAGTTTTTTCCAGAGTGAACATCAATCCAGCCGCCACCACGAACAGGGGAAGGGCCTCCAGCAAAAACCATTTGATCCGATGATAGGTCTTGCGTAGGGTGTTACGCCAGGATGGCCACTGGAAGGGAGGAAGTTCCAGGATGAACTCTGTCTTTTTCCCGCTCTTGATCATCCTGTTCAACAGGAGGCTGCTGATCATGCTGACGCCTCCGATCGTGCCGATAAACACCAGCAACGACCAAAGCGGCATGGTGGCCAGGATGGCAAAGATGATACCCATCTGAACCGCGCAGGGCATGCCCAACGCAATCATGAAGATGGTCACCAGGCGCTCCCTGCGGGTTTCAAGTGCGCGGCAGGTCATGGTGGCCATGGTGTTGCATCCGGCGCCCAGCACCAGGGGCAGAACGGATTTTCCCGTCATGCCAAAGGAACGCAGGGATCGGTTGGCCAGAACGCTGAGCTGCGGCAGATATCCGATATCCTCCAATAAATTTAAAATAAAGAAAAAAATCAACAAAATGGGCACCACAGTCATCAGGGCATTGAAGGCCCCCATGGTCAAGATCCCGTAGGGGCCGACCAGCAATGCGTTGACGAAGGGGTTGGGGATCATGGCGCCGATCCATTCGGTCAACGGAGCGAAAATCCAGGCGTCAAGCAGACTGGCCAGGAGAGGGGCGACGACCCCGACCCCTTTGAAAATCACCCACAGCACCACCATGAGGATGGGCCATCCCCATACCGGATGGCGCGAGTAATGAGCCATCCGCTGCGACGTTTCGGTCAAAAGCAGACGGGATTGTTTGCGGGTCTCCCGGCTGATCGTCTCGGCCCAACCTTCCCAGGCATTGAAGGCCAGCGTGCGCAACTTGTTGACGCTGTGACGCACTTCAAGACGCTGGGCAACGGCTGCCAGGGCATCCTGATCCACATTCCACCACCGGGCAGAGAGGTGCTCCCGCACGATTTCGTTACCCAACAGATACTGAAGGAGCAAGGGTGCAGCAGGTTGTTTATCTGGAGGAAAAAGAGACCGTAACTCCGCCACTCCCTCTTCCAGAATTTCGGGCAGAGGAACCCGTTTTGTGGCAGCGCTGGAGCGGTGCAGGGAGGCGATCGTTTCAGCCATGCCGATCCTCTTCGCCGCAGCCATCTCGACCACCGGAACACCCACCTTTTGGGCAAGCTGGTCAGCGTCCACCACTAAACCGATTCTGCCGGCCTCATCCACCTTATTGAGGCAAAACAGGGTGGGTATGCCCAATTCCATGATTTGCGCCAACAGCATGAGACTTTGTTTCAGACGGGTGGCATCACCACAAAACAGGATATGGTCCGGAGGCTCCATGATCAGGGTGCGCACGGTCCTCTCCTGATCAGCTGAAAAGGTGGTCAGGGATGAGATGCCGGGAGTATCCAGAAGTTCAACATCTTTTCCGCCCAGCCTGACCCGTTTCCGATCAATATCGACGGTCGTTTGCGCGTAGTTGGCAACAATGGCGTAGGATTGGGTCAATTCATTGAACAGCGCACTCTTGCCCGCATTGGAAAGACCGACAATCGCCCAGGTGAGGGTACGCCCGGCAGACGGGCAAACCTCGTCGCCACTCTCGGCATGGGTGGAGCAGTGCGGCTTGTTCAATGGCGCAGACCTCTTGACTGAGAATCATTCTCTTTTCCGCTCCGATTAGAAGCCATATCCGGAAGGGTGTCAAGGTTCCCGGATCTCCGTTCATCCCTCCGGGGGATATTTGTCCACCAACGCCTGGAGGGCGCGCCGGGGAATTTTGCTGCCATACTCCTTGCGCAGTTGGGTCAACTCCTCTTTCAGCCATCTGGGAACGCGGCACCAACGTTGGGCATCGTCGGGTTTATGGAAGCGTGTCCGACCATCGCTGGCATGAGGGTTGTATAAGCCAAGTGGAGACAAATCCTTGATATTATTGAGAACGGATGCAGGAATGGTCTCTTTGTCATCGCCGGAGGGGCAATCAACCTTGCCACAGACGACATCCTCGATTGTGAGATTGTATTCGGCAGCGACTTCCGCAAAGCGGGCAAGACACTCCTCACGACTGGTTTTAGCTCTCTCCATTTTGGCATGGTTGGCTGTATTGATAAGCTCTTCAATATCCTTCAAAGACATGGTGTTGAAGTCCGGTTTCATGCAGCCCTCCCTTTCAGAGTCGGAATTTTTACCAATCCGCCTATTTTAATCATTTTTTTTAAAAAAATGAACCCTGAAAATTGACTGTGTAAATTTTATAAAAGGATATTGTCGCGTTATAATATCAAAACCATAAACGATTTAGCATTCATAACTGGCGAAAAGTCCTTGATGCGATTTGCTGCCAAACCCGATCTTGACAAAGTGCGTTATCCATTTTTTGCTGTCGAACCCGATTCTGGCAAGTAGTCACGAATCTTTCCGGGCAATGACCACCAGATTGTTGCATAGCTGGGGCCAGCGATCAGCCAGCCTTTCGGAGAGCTTGCGGGTGGGCAACCAGGTGAGCCATCGTTGCGGAAAAAAAGAGACCCCATGCATGGCCAGGACGCGAAACCCTCTTTCGGTCAGATGCGATGCCAAATGGAACCGATTGTAGAGGCGCACATGGTAGTTGGAAATGCGGTATTCCAGGGAGTTGGGATAGATGCCCAGAAAAGTTGTGATGCGATTGCGCAGGCAGTTGATGTTGGGTGTGCTGAGAACCAAGTGACCGCCCACCTTCAGATGGCGGTGGCATTCGGCAAGAAAATGGTCCGTATCGATGACGTGTTCCAGAACCTCCAAAGCGGAAATAAAGTCGAATGGCTTTTCTTCCAGGTCAAAGCCAAACTCCAGATCCCGTTGGTGGTACACCCACGCCCCACGCGGCTGATACATGCTCCCTTTGTCAGCCTCATTCCAATCATCCAACCCGGTGGCCTGGACGGCAAAGCGGTCCTGGACACATTTGAGAAACATCAGGTAACTGCACCCGACATCGAGCCAGGTCTGCCCCGTTGTGACCCCGGTCACCCTGACCAGAAGGTCAAGGGTTCGATCATAGCGGTAGTACGGCTCGTCCCACGGGCGCTGGCGGCGTAGTTCGTCAAAATTGTCATTGCGCGCCGGTGCGTTGCGATGGATCTGCGCCGGAGGGTCAGGAAGAGCGGGATTCAATTGTGCCTGGGCGGCAATATTGCGGCTGTAGTGGCGGGCAAAAATCTTCAGGATGGGAATCGGTGTAGCGGGATTGGCAGCCACGCAGGCCTGAATGGTCCGGTCGGCGTGACGCGAGAGAATCGCCAACACCCGTGGCGGCGTTTGCGGCGAAGTGGCGATGATGCGGGCGGCCTGCCGCGAAAAATGGGCCAGGAATAAAAGATCCGCCGCATCCAGGTCCGGAATCCATGCGGGATCGATCTCGATTTTGTCCGTATACGAGGCCTGCCGACCTTCCGCCAACCACTGGTTACATGTCTGTGCATTCTTGAAACGAAGAGGTTCCACAGGCAAAACCTTCGCTGTTGTCATGACTCTGCCGGCCAGTCCGAAAAATGGCACAAACGACGCACCGGATGGTCGCCCTATTTTCTCGCCGGGGGAAGCGGAAAAGTCAACTGGTGAGCAAAATGACAGCGAGGGTTGACATCGCAAAGCGGTGGGCTTATGGTGCCCGGGCTGTGGCGGGGATGGACATTATGGTTCCGGCCACAGGGTTGTGTTGTTGAGGGGGCGTAGCTCAGCTGGTTAGAGCGCCGGCCTGTCACGTCGGAGGTCGCGGGTTCGAGCCCCGTCGCTCCCGCCACCACCCCTGGCAGCTCATGGCTAC
This window harbors:
- a CDS encoding FeoA domain-containing protein, encoding MRLEKEHRRDELMEMLWRLEERHDLTLDTLREYAPDPVYGEYLQEFSGNGLLRIEGTRIVLSDHGRKMARGLVRRHRLAERLIVDVLGRDAKDTEKAACEYEHVLAPELETAICTLLGHPRTCPHGSNIPEGECCRESRHSVETTVISLDHLPVGHLARIVYLNCADQSRMNRLLNVGFVPGADIRLLQRRPTLVVKLDSAQVALEENVALDIRVVPKNQAA
- a CDS encoding class I SAM-dependent methyltransferase → MTTAKVLPVEPLRFKNAQTCNQWLAEGRQASYTDKIEIDPAWIPDLDAADLLFLAHFSRQAARIIATSPQTPPRVLAILSRHADRTIQACVAANPATPIPILKIFARHYSRNIAAQAQLNPALPDPPAQIHRNAPARNDNFDELRRQRPWDEPYYRYDRTLDLLVRVTGVTTGQTWLDVGCSYLMFLKCVQDRFAVQATGLDDWNEADKGSMYQPRGAWVYHQRDLEFGFDLEEKPFDFISALEVLEHVIDTDHFLAECHRHLKVGGHLVLSTPNINCLRNRITTFLGIYPNSLEYRISNYHVRLYNRFHLASHLTERGFRVLAMHGVSFFPQRWLTWLPTRKLSERLADRWPQLCNNLVVIARKDS
- a CDS encoding AsmA family protein is translated as MRGMVKKLLIVFLVAGVLIGGAVLVASQMLTPALVKSRISNWVEKHTGRQLMIQGRVSFTFYPWIGFKIEEATLTNDPSFGPEPLAEIEEIGVKVKLFSMLQKHLEINKVFVRGLYLNLARDRTGRGNWSSMLETLNGQASGKHPSPLSNHAQPTSDLGTPPLAPVGQPLPSYEDGAGLLAISAFSVDGMEMISGALRYQDDVSGNSLALEEFNLKCGPLRPGQSMKTHISTEWSLAVPELAGSAILSGDIVWNDKDATIHTKNTRINLSFFGGDLPLAENIQAIFFAELQADLQRKTMQISKVDLNMDAQGGEAPPAGLNLRLSGDMAVDWAAETLRMTALRLTLLDQLHVHGILDGRDILHNPAFKSTLTLAEFSPRALLKRLDRASLSFRDPKAMTTAALETTLEAGSNRVSMTDIKGRLDDTHLTGSLQIEHFRHPAIRFNLQMDRLDGDRYLPGQAQEDKLENNPMQTEPGTISDAGSKTRPMLEAEEEEQPGGETGFHPDGQTEDLDEYDSEQAGSADRGAQSGAPSFVAKGNSQGRLLADQLKIHGVTLNKVDMNLVTGQSLIKVEPLRAELYGGSMETRAQLDMHDRNPLLKIWKMTFKNIDMGLLLQASGTPQPVSGRADLQSNLEARVLPGDAWRKTLQGNLQLVVHDGALEGVDLENRILTAYATLKRRPVEALQPDRGKTPFSEMTASATIHDGVVDNRDLKALSGLLSVQGAGQFDLVHQQTSYEIKAKILPVLEGVDHTAKDLQGLEVPVRFTGALRHPALQVNLPGLLESALQTRAMEKISNKLEKKLQDPKVQENLDKLEKQLGTPLRKLLPF
- a CDS encoding tetratricopeptide repeat protein is translated as MKQLAHFFVRHKGHYVHLAFFFIVLTTVLPFYQVRTFDFITMDDPSYVYDNPHVREGITGSGIWWALTSTQYFWLPLTRLSLMAEVSLFGIDPGAMHLVNLFFHVCNVLLFFSLLRRATGCDGASAVATLLFAVHPLRVESVVWIAERKDVLFAFFILLALHAYQTAWCRRTWYRFVPALILFVLANMAKPMAVTLPIMLLLWDYWPLGRFTTTWRHLFWEKIPFFALAILLAGVTIWSAMDADNLPSLRLLSITDRLANIVISYAVYLRQSFWPTGLDFFYEHPKSHWQAIHLLQSLLILSLVTFYAFRQRRQAPFFLFGWLWFLLTLLPVIGFLQNSAQVRADRFTYIPHLGLCVAVTWEARRLWCNRVAGVPILAFLAFCSVAALSWHTWLYAHQWRHTASLVAHSQAVSGINFINQRVLGLFDIQRGAWEEALKPLQRSLALSPHDAISQRSVALVLVRLKRYQEALALLQKSVLENSEDPQIHYLLGTVLLEMNHMDEAEQHFEQAFSYHPAPEYLLDQAGVQLARKGRTQVAARCFQRALAREPDVFRFNFHLGMALAEDPAAALLPLLRAVRLQPHDVSALFNLGKVHNRLKDHSRAAEVLRRALKRHPHDPDILYELAYALLKLGDRPSAIHHLEEALRQKPDFTPAGQLLALARRIAP
- a CDS encoding RNA-binding protein, whose amino-acid sequence is MGQGTPPARVRIDKWLWTARFFKTRTLAAEAVAGGLVHLNDMRTKAGHEIKVGDILTIHRGSDEYIVAVRQLAIQRRPAPEAAMLYEESPESRQARETLAEQRRVQSSLQPIPGGRPTKKIRRHLNRMQKDW
- the feoB gene encoding ferrous iron transport protein B, with protein sequence MNKPHCSTHAESGDEVCPSAGRTLTWAIVGLSNAGKSALFNELTQSYAIVANYAQTTVDIDRKRVRLGGKDVELLDTPGISSLTTFSADQERTVRTLIMEPPDHILFCGDATRLKQSLMLLAQIMELGIPTLFCLNKVDEAGRIGLVVDADQLAQKVGVPVVEMAAAKRIGMAETIASLHRSSAATKRVPLPEILEEGVAELRSLFPPDKQPAAPLLLQYLLGNEIVREHLSARWWNVDQDALAAVAQRLEVRHSVNKLRTLAFNAWEGWAETISRETRKQSRLLLTETSQRMAHYSRHPVWGWPILMVVLWVIFKGVGVVAPLLASLLDAWIFAPLTEWIGAMIPNPFVNALLVGPYGILTMGAFNALMTVVPILLIFFFILNLLEDIGYLPQLSVLANRSLRSFGMTGKSVLPLVLGAGCNTMATMTCRALETRRERLVTIFMIALGMPCAVQMGIIFAILATMPLWSLLVFIGTIGGVSMISSLLLNRMIKSGKKTEFILELPPFQWPSWRNTLRKTYHRIKWFLLEALPLFVVAAGLMFTLEKTGLLQGIKWLLRPVTTGFLALPDEVTETFIMVLSRREVGVIYYKQLADSGHLSDIQIVVGLVVITLFIPCISNTVMMVREVGLRWAVAMNASIIAIAILVGGVTNLALHLFFG